The Lolium rigidum isolate FL_2022 chromosome 1, APGP_CSIRO_Lrig_0.1, whole genome shotgun sequence region GCTTGGCGGCGAGCGCGAAGAGCTCCTCCCTCCATGCCCACATGGCGGAGGACATGGCGGAGTTGGCGGCGCGGATGGACGCCTTGCGGGCCTCCAGGTCGTCGAGCTCCCGCTGCTGCTCCGACGACCGCACCGCCAGCGCCACGAACGAGCCCAGCAGCAGCGCGCTCGTCACCTTCTCCCGGTTCTCCGACAGCTTCGCGCCGATCCCCCGCAACGCCGCCATCGCTCGGCTCGATTGATCGCTCTCCTTTGGGTTGCGCCTCCGGGGTGCCagtgccgacgccgccgccgcacggcTGGTAAGATTAGACCGCCGGCTGCGACCCTAGGCCCGGCCCGGTTAATCGCTTACTGGGCCGAAGGAGCATAACACTCCTTTTTTTTTACCTTGCATAGCACTTCCTTTTCGGTTCTTGCAAACTCTAGTGGGAAGTTGTTGACTTGTTTCCCCTCAAAAAAAATCAATTAAGCTGTTTTGAGAATAATTACTACCTCCGTTTAAAAATAAATGTCACAACTTTCTAAAATCTCTGTTCAAAACCTGCGACAGGAACCGAGGATGTCAATTAAGTTTGAAGTCGATCTGGTTGAGGTGCTTTAGATTTGCAAGCTCAAGCCGTGGCGGAAGTTCTATACTATATATCATAGCAACAATAATCTAGATCAGCAGAATTGCAGTATACTGTTTGTCGAGTTCAGCACGTTATTTACACCAAACTCAGACTAGTACCATTCCACTGTTCGATGAAGCAGCAAATTTCCAGATTAAAAGCCATGCCCAACACGCATTTGTCCTCTAAAACAGCAACTGAATACCATAGTAAACAATGATTTTATCCAGACACCCACCAGCGAACCAACTCGACAATGGCATTCAATAAATCAACGCAATATCATGTCACGATACTAAGAGCTCGATTTGGAGAGTTCAAACATAATTACACAATCTTAGGGTGCCCTTCGACTGCATATAAATATATAATATAACTAGACTACTGAGCACATAATACGCTAACATCATCACAAGCTCCCAAACCATCCACCAGCACAACTGCCATACCAACAATGCCCATGGTATATCCACAACAAGATCTCACCCGTGCACACCACAACCAGCAAAGGTCACCTCTGGGTAGTTCAATGGAAAAAATGCTGCATCAACCCGGTGCAGAAAAGTTCTACTGCTGCTTGCACTCCGTTGGCTGTTCCCCTTGTGCACCACCCTTTGCAGCTCCCTGGTGGACGATGCATCGTGAGTTATAAGACAATAACATTGCTAAATGGAACGAAGGAAGTGTGATATTAGTGTCGAATTTGTACCTTTGGTTTGCCAGCCACCTGCTCAGGCAATTACAAAAGAAATGCATTAGCGAGGTCCATTAAACACGGTAGAGTTGCAGCAAGTAGAAGAGTGTTCAATGACTGAAAGATAAGAGTACCTTGTTCTTGGGTTTGCTTagttcttcatcatcttcatcctcgtcttcatcatcatcctcatcatcatcttcatcatcatcatcctcgtcatcatcatcatcatcatcgtcatcgtcaccgTCTTCCATATCCTCAAAATCCTCAGCTTGCACAGCCTCACCAGTAAACCAAGAAACAGCATGAGGGATGATCTTGTCCCTTATGGTAGATCTAAAAGACAAATTTCAACAGTAACAAAAGAACATTAGGAGGGCTCTCTTCCATAGACATAACATAACAACTCAATGTGACAAATACAGCACTGCACGCAAACAATTTGTGTAGCACTTACCCAATATCATAATCATGCTCCATCTGACCCTGAAGCTCATCCGCCTACATCACAGATCAAAGGAGAACATTTATTATTCACAATGAAAGTgcatagcatgctctatgtaaaaAAAACGTATCTTAAACATACAGCATCTTCATCaagctcctcctcatcttcaggtACTTCTGGGGGGCTGAAAAAGTTGAAGAAGCTCTCGCATTCTTCAATTTTGGTAATAGGCTTCGTATTCTTAGAACCTTTCTTGGGTTTCTTTTTTAG contains the following coding sequences:
- the LOC124666426 gene encoding uncharacterized protein LOC124666426, translated to MAALRGIGAKLSENREKVTSALLLGSFVALAVRSSEQQRELDDLEARKASIRAANSAMSSAMWAWREELFALAAKPSPPITAARLRHIYGEEEPALPAPKQPGSDAEEESITIA